The window CGATGCGCGGAGCCAGGGCGCCACGATGCGGCGGGACGCCGAGTTGCGGGCCCGGAACACCAAAGAGAAGGCGGGCCTGGAGGCGCACAGCACGACCCGTAAGGCCCGCGAGGAGGCCGAGAAGGTCGTCGCGGGGGCACGCCGGGAGGCGGAGCGGCTCCGAACGGAGGTCGCCGCGCTGATCGAGCGCCGCGAGCAGATCAACGGCGAGCTCAACCGCCTGCAGGACGCGCTGTCCGGCCTCGGCGGAGGCTTGTTCGCGAGCCTGTCCGCGGTCACCGCGCCCGCGCCCGCAGCGGACGCCGCGCCGGCGGATGGTGCTCCGGCCGCGACTTCCAGCGGGGCCGACGACGCCGCCTCCGGCGCGAGCGACGCCAAGTCCGACGCCGAGAAGAAGCCCGCCGCGGTCGCCGAGAACGCTGCCACCGCAAAGGCCGCCACCCCGAAGGCCGACGTCGAGAAGGCCGCCGCACCGAAGTCCGCCACCCCGGAGTCCGCCGCCTCGAAATCCTCGGCGAGCGACGACCGGCCGACCGCCGGAGCGGAGAAGGGCACGGCCAGCGCGAGCAAGGGTGCTCCCGAGGCGGACAAGACGGCCGCAGACGGCTCGGACCGCCCTGCCCGCCCCGACGAGCCCGCCCGGACGGACAAGAACGTCGAGACGGACAAGAACGCCGAGGCGGAGAAGGGCGCCGGGACGGACAAGAACGCCGAGGCGGGGAAGGGCATCGGCTCGGAGCGGGCCGCCGGCTCCGACCGGCCTGCCGGGACGGACAAGACGGCCGCCGGAGCGGGCGAGCCTGCTGGCACGTCGGCCAAGACCGCTGACACTCCGGCCGAGACGGCTGGCCCCTCGGACAAGACCGCCGACAGCTCCGACGAGACCGCTGACGACCGTGGGGCCGACGCCCCGACGAAGGGCGCCACACCGCCGCGGCCCCCTGTTCCCCAGCCCCCGCAGCAGCTTCAGCGCTCCGCGGAGACCTCGCAGGCGGGCAGCGCCCCGAAGCCGACCGCCCAGAACCCGACCGCCCAGAACCCGACTGCGCCGAAGCCGAGCCCGGAGAAGACCCGCACGGACCGGCCCGGGACCGACACCACGAAGCCCACCGCCACCGCGGGTCCGCCCAAGCCGGAGCCGCCGAAGCCGACGCCCCCGCGTCAGACGTTAGGCGCCCGCTTGGCCGCCAACCCGATCCCCACGTCGCCGGCGCGCCCGCCGGTGTCCGCTCCCCCGGCGGCACCGGCCCCGGTGACGGCGACCGCGACCGCAACCCCGGCGGCCCCGTTCATCGCGCCCCCGGCGTCCGCTGCCCCGGTCGTCACCACCTCGGCACCCGCATCTGCGGCCCCCACGACCGCTGCACCCACGGCGTCCGCTGCTCCGGCGTCCACAGCCAAGGAAGCACCGGTCAACGGACGGGCACCGGTGCCGAACGGCGCCGCACCGCGCGACGACCGGGAGAGTCCCAACCGGCCGCAGTCGATGCTCGGCCTGGTCGACGACGACCGGGCCGCGGTCGCCGTCGGGCCGACGCTCGACCTCACCTGGCGCGCGGACCGCGGCAACGAAGGCCGCGACAGCTAGTCGCTGATCCGAGCGAGCAGCGTTCGCACGGCGCCGTCGAAGGCCGTCGGGTCCTCGATCGCGGTCAGGTGCCCGGCGTGCGGGATCTCGACGACCCGCGCGTCCGGGAGCGCCTCCGCCATCGCTGCGACGTCCCGGTCGGTGATCAGCGGGTCCTCCTCACCGGAGATGACCAGGGCCGGCACGTTCGCGGCACGCAGGACGTCGAACGAGTCGACCCGACCGGCCATCGCGTACTGCGCCCAGGCGGCGGCGCGCGGCGGGGCGGCGAGGATCGCGGCCTTCACCGCGTCGGCGACCGCCGGCCTGGCGGACCGGGTCGTCGGCCCGAGCAGGTTGCCGAACACGTTCTCGACCAGTGTCTCCGCCGAGCCGGTGTGCTCCAGCGCGTGCGCGATCCGGACCCGGTTCGCCGCCGCCCCCTCGTGGTCCGCCGACGCCTTGGTGTTCGCGAGAACCAGACCGCTCACCCGCTCGGGGTAGCGGCGCAGGAACGCCATCGTGACGTAGCCGCCCATCGAGAGCCCGCCCAACACCACCCGGTCGAGCTTCAGGTCGTCGAGCAGCAGCGCCAGATCGTCCACCAGGACGTCCATCGAGGGGTCCTCGTCGCCGAGCGGGGAGTCGCCCCAGCCGCGCTGGTCCGGCGTGATCAACCGGCAGGTGTCGGCCAGCAACCAGTGCTGGGCCGCCCACATCGCCGAGGAGAGCGGAAACGCATGCAGCAGCACCAACGGCGTGCCGTGCCCGCTCTCCTGGTAGGTCAGCTCGACCGTCACGGTTCCCCCTGATCCGCATCACCGCCGCCCCGCGGCTCCGGCCTCGGTACGTCCGCGAACGCGGCCACCGTCTGGTCGGCGTACTGGCTGGCGTCACCAGTCTCTATCGGGCCGTCGTATTCCGGTGGGAGCGGGACGGCATCGGGCGACACGATTCGCGCGACGACCTCGTCCAGGACCCGCTCCGCATAGCCCACCCAGAGGTGTTTCGCACCGTCCACAGGGACGAGTTCTGCCTGGGTGAGCGGCGCGAACCGGGTCGCGGCCTCCGCCGGTCGGAGGAAATCGTCGAACTCCGGGACCAATGCGGTGACCGGCTTACCCGAGTCGGCCCAGACCTTCAGGTGTTCGGGTCCGCTGAACCGCAGCGGCGGCGAGAGCAGGATCGCGCCGACCACGGACGGGTCGCAGCCGTACATCAGCGCCAGATCGGTGCCGAACGACCAGCCGAGCAGCCACGGGTTCGGCAACTCCTCGAACTCGGCGTACTCGATCGCGGCCGCGACGTCGAACCGCTCGCCGACCGCGTTGTCGAACGCACCCTCGCTGGTGCCGCGCGCCGAGGACGTGCCGCGCGTGTTGAAGCGCAGCACGGCGACGTCGGCGAGCTCCGGGAGACGCCACGCGGCTTTGCGGAACAGATGGCTGTCCATCATCCCGCCGTGCGTCGGCAGCGGGTGCAGGCAGATCAGTGTGGCCGCCGGAGGCCGGCCGAGCGGGAGCGCCACCTCGCCGACGAGCGTCAACCCGTCCGCGGTGTGCAGCGTGATGTCCCGGCGTTCCGCCGGCAGTACGGAGTTAGCGACGATGCGAGCCACGTACGAATCGTCGCATCCGAGCGTCCGCCAGAAGCAGTTGCCGTTGAAGCGCCGCCAGGCGCGCGAGGTTGTACCTGCTACGGCGGTGGAGCCCGTCGACGGCGGGGCTGGCAGTCGAGCGCGAGGCCGCCTCGTATTGGTCATACTCAAGGGCTCGCGCTCGCCTGTCAGCGTCGTNACGGCGGGGCTGGCAGTCGAGCGCGAGGCCGCCTCGTATTGGTCATACTCAAGGGCTCGCGCTCGCCTGTCAGCGTCGTCGTCGGCGGGCCGCCCAGCAAGGAGTGTGCCAGTGGCGTCGGTCGTCGGGGCTGGCCTGACCGGCCCAAGAACCAGCCTCCGGCCAGACGACGACGTGCGCGGTTCCGCCGCGGACCTCCTGGTCGCAGCCGGGGCACCGGTACGTCTTGCCGGTGGAGCTACCCGCCAGCCGCCGCACGACCCACCCGTCCTCGACGGTGTCGACGACAGGGACGTACGGGTCGCGCGGGCCGCGATCCGCTTCGGGCCGACCGCGGCGGCGCTGACGATTGTGCCGAGGACTCACGCTGAGAAAGCGTGCAGGACGCCGCCGAGGTTCCCACCATCGGGGTCACGCACCGCGAGCCGCGACGCCCACCCAGACGCCGCGCAGCGCGGAACTACGGTGCCGCGCGGCGCAGCGTCCACCTGATGCAGTTGCCGTTGAAGCGCCTCCAGGCGCGCGCAGTGGTACCTAATACGGACCTGGAGCCCGTCCAGGACGAGGCTGGCGTCCGCGCGCAAGGCCGTCGCGACCTTCGGGTGGTCTCAAGGCCTTGCGCGCGGCCGTCAGGCTCGTTCTGGGCGGGCCGCCCACTAACGGGCGTAGTCGCGGAAGCCGCGTTTGGTCTTCCGCCCGAGGTAGCCGGCCGCCACCAGGTGCTCG of the Cryptosporangium minutisporangium genome contains:
- a CDS encoding alpha/beta hydrolase — encoded protein: MARIVANSVLPAERRDITLHTADGLTLVGEVALPLGRPPAATLICLHPLPTHGGMMDSHLFRKAAWRLPELADVAVLRFNTRGTSSARGTSEGAFDNAVGERFDVAAAIEYAEFEELPNPWLLGWSFGTDLALMYGCDPSVVGAILLSPPLRFSGPEHLKVWADSGKPVTALVPEFDDFLRPAEAATRFAPLTQAELVPVDGAKHLWVGYAERVLDEVVARIVSPDAVPLPPEYDGPIETGDASQYADQTVAAFADVPRPEPRGGGDADQGEP
- a CDS encoding alpha/beta hydrolase — protein: MTVELTYQESGHGTPLVLLHAFPLSSAMWAAQHWLLADTCRLITPDQRGWGDSPLGDEDPSMDVLVDDLALLLDDLKLDRVVLGGLSMGGYVTMAFLRRYPERVSGLVLANTKASADHEGAAANRVRIAHALEHTGSAETLVENVFGNLLGPTTRSARPAVADAVKAAILAAPPRAAAWAQYAMAGRVDSFDVLRAANVPALVISGEEDPLITDRDVAAMAEALPDARVVEIPHAGHLTAIEDPTAFDGAVRTLLARISD